Genomic segment of Gigantopelta aegis isolate Gae_Host chromosome 10, Gae_host_genome, whole genome shotgun sequence:
TGGTAGAGATATTACTGCTCCAATATTCTGAAGAAGACAATGGCTGAAAGAAACATAAAGAGATACTGGAGACAAGATGactgtattatatttctttaaaacaaaataaaaaaaattcaacttaAAGGCATAtcgtcacagaccactgacctatttaatggtctaacaaagtattacctgaacaaaaataatttgatttgttcctgaATGTACTCTATTCAACCattttcataaccaccatactccatttattaatattttgtaaaaataattgaattatggcaatggtccataattcaaatactaaaattgctgagagggttgacttggatttcactccatcatggttcagttacggtgatgcaatagctagatttggtttccaacaattactgtaatttttatttattatccatttttagagaaattaaggtccttaaatccgtgacagtatgcctttaagcgAGTCGCAGACACATTTTCAGAGATCAGACTGTAAATCACAGCTCAATGAAAAGAACAGATATATATCCAAACCCTCCAATCAGAATCAAGCAGATGTGCAACAGGAAGATGATTAAGTCGTTGAAAACCTTCAGCTCAAAGGGCTGTCTCTGTAGGAGGATGAGGAACAGCGTCACTTTGTACTGGAAGCGCAGACAGAGGTACGTGAACCCGTATCCGAGCAGGAACATGATGCCTAGCACGGCCAGACAGAACATGGACACGAGGCCCGACATGAGGTACATCGAGAAGCGGAACTGGATGTAGATGATTGACTTGTGGAAGTGGTTCTCACCCAAACCCGTGTTGCCCCGGTGTGAGAACCGTTTCAGGTACGTCTCTGATGTCATCAGGCAGGTGCAGTGCGGCCCCTGGATTGAGCGAATTTTCCTCGGTAAGGGAAACATGGGACCGTTACAACAGACTCGTTTTTCAGGTGATGATGCAGTGGTGTCTTCCATTGTCTGCAGTAAGGTGATGGGGTAGTCCACTCCGACTGTGTACCACCAATGGTTCCATCAGACACTGGTGGTGCTGGTTTAGTGGATGATGGTGGTACAAGTTTATTGTCTGCTTGGTGGTAGCTGTGCTGATCTGTTCGAAGTGATCACGTTTTCCAAATCTCAAAAGAAATAAAAGGGCAAGATTTATCTGAAACAGAAATgggaaaataaaaacacatgtatttgtatgtaaatGTCACCAATGTGTGCATTTAAAAATTGAAAGAGGTAATTTTTTATGTTCATGGAAATTTTAACCACAGAACTACTTTACACACATAGGGCATTCTATGTTTCGTTTTTTCCCCATCAACTGATGTTCATGCATGTCGATTTTGTATGTCACTTGATACTACTTAAACCAATCCTAGCATTTTACAACATTagacaatttatatatttgaattataaaggaataaaagaaagaaaaatatctgtttaacgtaacttcaatatattttaaactacacatatatacatatgtagttATAGTTGATGACACTGGATAAAAATTAATGCAGTTAAATGTACTTAAAGTTGCTGTAGACAGTCTTAAATGtccatacatgtagatgtaagTCAGCATTTTGCCAATGACAAAAAGCTTTCAAAATTACTGtatcaaattcttaagtttgagcacTGGAGTATAATAACTGTAAAGTAAAAATTACACTTTTCCCAAGTTCTATGATAGCCTAGCATCTACAGATATAGTTTACAACTACCAGTTGTAAATCCACTCAAAGCCAGTTGGTATGATCACTTTAAGAAACTATGCAGTCTGAATGTCCCATACATCACCACAGAAAGGCATAACTACAATGTGACAATGTCATTAATCAAACACAATAAATGCATTTGCTTTACTTGACATTCATGTATACGTTTttccaaacaaaaatattagttCCCTAGTCAAGTAGTATACATAATGATAcatacatcatcatcatagtagtatgtaaatgtatgttaaCTTTGTTATCTAATAATACTAGTAAGTAGGTTCAAAGGGTAAAAAAGAGAGTGCAACCTGCAACACATATGTATTTATAGCACATCTAACTAACACTAGCTGTCTTGTAGGAATGCAGCTGTTACAttcatacaggtacatgtcCATGTATGTACTGGTATGTATATCTGTATTTTAACAGtgatacatatatgtatgctaATCTGAACAGCAAGGATGACACTTGTTTTTTCCATATGGCCAAGAACTGTGCTGTTCATCAGTAATCACTAGACAAAGATTTAAGGTcaataataaagaattgaaaggaatgtttgtttaatacaatTAACACCTTGCTTAAACtagttatttggtgtttaatatatacagtagataagtataataatttgttttgtttaacaacaccaccagagtagattgatttattaatcatcagccagTGTTCAATAAATCCACTAGAACTTTTTAATACCGGGCTAGTGACAAATGTAATTCCAGTAGCCTGATGGGCTAGttgcttttaaaaacaaaaataattataaacaataaattaaaaacattctcCTTCACTTGTTTATGGTAATGTTTCCTGCATTGAAGCTTGTTTGAT
This window contains:
- the LOC121382705 gene encoding transmembrane protein 250-like, with translation MEDTTASSPEKRVCCNGPMFPLPRKIRSIQGPHCTCLMTSETYLKRFSHRGNTGLGENHFHKSIIYIQFRFSMYLMSGLVSMFCLAVLGIMFLLGYGFTYLCLRFQYKVTLFLILLQRQPFELKVFNDLIIFLLHICLILIGGFGYISVLFIEL